In Mucilaginibacter boryungensis, a single window of DNA contains:
- a CDS encoding TPM domain-containing protein has product MLKKLILCWGLLLCAAVAFAQEFPEKSKTLLTDYTNTLSADQQQQLEQKLFTHNDTSAIKIAVVIMKSTGGYDINEYGALLGRKWGIGNKDKNTGVLILVAIEDRKMSIQTGYGVEGALPDAITQSIIQQDMKPRFKAGDYYGGLDAAVDDIIKYTKGEYKPEPSKRHARGNGGGGGGSAGFIVIIVVFILIAIFRRRGGGGGGGHIIGSRGGASPFWWFLAGSALGRSSGGGGWGGFSGDGGSGGGWGGGSGGSFGGGSFGGGGSSGSW; this is encoded by the coding sequence ATGTTAAAAAAACTGATACTATGCTGGGGACTGTTGCTTTGCGCAGCCGTAGCTTTCGCACAGGAATTTCCTGAGAAATCAAAAACCCTGCTTACCGATTATACCAATACGCTTTCAGCCGATCAGCAGCAACAACTGGAGCAAAAGCTGTTTACACATAATGATACCTCGGCTATAAAAATTGCTGTAGTGATCATGAAATCGACAGGCGGCTACGATATTAATGAATACGGGGCTTTGCTTGGCCGTAAATGGGGTATAGGCAATAAGGATAAAAATACCGGTGTGCTGATATTGGTAGCTATAGAAGACCGTAAAATGTCTATCCAAACCGGTTACGGTGTGGAAGGGGCCTTACCCGATGCCATTACCCAAAGCATTATTCAACAAGATATGAAGCCGCGTTTTAAAGCCGGCGATTATTATGGCGGGCTTGATGCAGCTGTTGATGATATTATTAAATATACCAAAGGCGAATATAAGCCCGAACCAAGTAAACGCCATGCCCGCGGAAACGGCGGCGGTGGTGGCGGCTCTGCCGGGTTTATCGTTATCATAGTTGTGTTTATCCTGATCGCTATTTTTCGCAGGCGAGGTGGTGGCGGTGGTGGCGGCCATATTATTGGCAGCCGCGGTGGTGCAAGTCCGTTTTGGTGGTTCCTTGCCGGTTCGGCATTGGGCCGCAGCAGTGGCGGCGGCGGTTGGGGTGGATTCTCAGGTGACGGCGGTAGCGGCGGCGGCTGGGGAGGCGGCAGCGGCGGCAGCTTCGGTGGCGGCAGCTTTGGCGGCGGCGGTTCAAGCGGCAGCTGGTAG
- a CDS encoding LemA family protein, with protein sequence MKKFLSAIIMIATVMSLSSCSYNSMVKMDENVKGKWGEVQTQYQRRSDLIPNLVATVKGQANFEQKTLTDVTEARAKATSIQVDPTKLTPETVQKFQQAQGQLSTALGRLLVASENYPNLKSNEAFNTLQAQLEGTENRIGIARKDFNEAVQEYNSKIRSFPANITAKMFGFSEKGYFTAEAGADKAPKVQF encoded by the coding sequence ATGAAAAAATTTCTTTCAGCAATTATAATGATAGCGACGGTAATGTCGCTTAGTTCATGCAGCTACAACAGCATGGTTAAAATGGACGAGAACGTTAAAGGCAAATGGGGCGAGGTGCAAACCCAATACCAGCGCCGCAGCGATTTGATCCCTAACCTGGTAGCCACTGTTAAAGGCCAGGCTAACTTTGAGCAAAAAACCCTGACCGACGTAACCGAGGCACGCGCCAAAGCTACCTCTATACAGGTTGACCCTACTAAGCTTACCCCGGAAACTGTTCAGAAATTTCAGCAGGCACAAGGCCAGTTAAGTACTGCTTTGGGCAGATTGCTGGTAGCTTCAGAAAATTACCCGAACCTGAAATCGAACGAGGCTTTTAACACCTTGCAGGCACAATTGGAAGGCACGGAGAACCGCATAGGTATTGCCCGTAAGGATTTTAACGAGGCCGTACAGGAATATAATAGTAAGATACGTTCGTTCCCTGCTAATATAACTGCTAAAATGTTTGGCTTTAGCGAGAAAGGTTATTTTACTGCCGAAGCCGGTGCCGATAAAGCGCCGAAAGTGCAGTTTTAA
- a CDS encoding NUDIX hydrolase, producing the protein MNDLKWKVCGSEYIHKGPWATLRYDKCEMPDGRIVDEYYVLEYPNWVNAVAITGEGKVLMVRQYRHAAEIVSLEIPGGVIDDDEKPEDAMRRELLEETGYQFDDIEQIATIYANPSTANNHTYCYLAKGGKKVQGQKLDEHEELVVEEYTIAEVKQLLFDNKIAQALHCSALFYALHKLGEL; encoded by the coding sequence ATGAATGATCTAAAATGGAAAGTTTGCGGTTCGGAATATATCCATAAAGGGCCTTGGGCTACCCTGCGTTACGATAAGTGCGAAATGCCTGATGGGCGGATTGTGGATGAATACTATGTGCTGGAATACCCTAACTGGGTAAACGCTGTTGCTATAACCGGAGAAGGCAAAGTGCTGATGGTGCGCCAATACCGGCACGCGGCGGAGATAGTATCGTTAGAGATACCCGGCGGTGTAATTGATGACGATGAAAAACCCGAAGATGCCATGCGCCGCGAATTGCTGGAAGAAACCGGCTACCAGTTTGATGATATAGAACAGATCGCTACCATTTATGCTAACCCATCAACCGCTAATAACCATACTTATTGTTACCTGGCTAAAGGCGGCAAAAAAGTGCAGGGGCAAAAACTGGATGAACACGAAGAACTGGTGGTTGAAGAATATACTATAGCCGAGGTAAAACAGTTATTGTTTGATAATAAGATAGCCCAGGCACTACACTGCTCGGCGCTGTTTTATGCTTTGCATAAGCTGGGCGAGCTGTAA
- a CDS encoding acyl carrier protein gives MNRQEILDELKKILAPYTLDKEQLAGINEDTDLIKDLKINSANLVDIIIDAEEKYNVEIDYDDAEKMIRVGSCIDVISERMSA, from the coding sequence ATGAATAGACAAGAGATTTTAGACGAGTTAAAGAAAATACTGGCACCGTATACCCTTGATAAAGAACAATTGGCCGGCATAAATGAAGACACCGACCTGATAAAGGATTTGAAAATAAACTCGGCTAACCTGGTTGATATTATTATTGACGCGGAAGAAAAATACAACGTAGAGATTGATTACGATGACGCTGAAAAAATGATACGCGTTGGCAGTTGTATAGATGTTATCTCTGAAAGGATGAGCGCCTAA
- a CDS encoding TPM domain-containing protein — MAVFTEEEQLLIRRAVEKAELNTSGEIRVCIEKTCSEEVLDRAAAYFYKLDMDKTRLRNGVLIYMATVDRKFAIIGDAGINKVVPETFWDDTKLAMLEQFKFGKLVEGIAIGVEMAGEQLKKFFPHATDDTNELPDDIAFMDGN; from the coding sequence ATGGCAGTATTTACCGAAGAAGAGCAACTACTGATACGCCGCGCGGTGGAAAAAGCCGAGCTGAATACATCAGGCGAGATTAGGGTTTGTATTGAAAAAACCTGTAGCGAAGAAGTACTTGACCGTGCCGCCGCCTACTTTTATAAGCTTGATATGGATAAGACCAGGCTGCGTAACGGGGTGTTAATATATATGGCCACAGTTGACCGTAAGTTTGCCATTATTGGCGATGCCGGGATTAATAAAGTTGTACCAGAAACTTTTTGGGACGATACCAAACTGGCTATGCTTGAACAATTTAAGTTTGGCAAACTGGTGGAAGGTATTGCTATTGGTGTTGAGATGGCTGGCGAACAGTTAAAGAAATTTTTCCCTCACGCAACCGACGACACCAACGAACTGCCAGACGATATTGCTTTTATGGATGGCAATTAA
- a CDS encoding BtrH N-terminal domain-containing protein, translating to MKIDFEHRQSAHCESGVTSNLLRQASGGKITEPLAFGIGAGLFYAYIPFISINNGPAIAFRTMPGWIFKRTCKSLGIPVVRKKFSSREQAETYLNDRLNEGQPVGCQVGVYYLSYFPKEYRFHFNAHNLIVYGKEGDNYLISDPIMETPTTLTSYELERVRFAKGALAPKGQIYYTKFEGEISDDRIRQSIKSGIKRNVFNMLSIPGPFSGVKGIRFTGNKIKGWRDKLGLEKAKLYLAQLVRMQEEIGTGGGGFRYIYAAFLQEAYAYLPQDELLEISKQFTTAGDLWRTAAIHAAGIYKGRLGSQQDFDAMGNYLLEIAEIERKAFIALKNIKWRT from the coding sequence ATGAAAATTGATTTTGAACACCGTCAGTCGGCGCATTGCGAATCGGGCGTTACCAGTAATTTATTAAGACAGGCATCGGGGGGCAAAATAACCGAACCGCTGGCCTTTGGCATTGGCGCGGGTTTGTTCTATGCTTATATTCCATTCATTAGTATCAACAATGGCCCTGCTATAGCTTTTCGCACCATGCCGGGCTGGATATTTAAACGTACCTGCAAATCGTTAGGTATCCCGGTTGTCCGTAAAAAATTCAGTTCACGCGAGCAGGCAGAAACTTACCTGAACGATCGCCTGAACGAAGGCCAGCCCGTAGGCTGCCAGGTGGGGGTTTACTATCTTTCTTACTTCCCAAAAGAATACCGGTTCCATTTCAACGCCCATAACCTGATTGTTTATGGTAAGGAGGGTGATAATTACCTCATCAGCGACCCGATAATGGAAACGCCAACCACGCTAACCAGCTACGAACTGGAGCGCGTGCGTTTTGCCAAAGGCGCTTTAGCGCCAAAGGGGCAGATCTACTATACAAAATTTGAGGGTGAAATATCCGACGACCGCATCCGCCAGTCTATCAAAAGCGGTATCAAGCGTAATGTGTTTAATATGCTCAGCATTCCCGGCCCTTTTTCGGGTGTAAAAGGCATCCGTTTCACCGGGAATAAAATTAAAGGTTGGCGTGATAAACTTGGGTTGGAGAAAGCTAAGCTATACCTGGCCCAATTGGTGCGCATGCAGGAAGAAATTGGTACGGGGGGTGGCGGATTTCGTTATATTTACGCGGCTTTTTTACAGGAGGCATATGCTTACCTGCCGCAGGATGAATTGCTGGAAATATCTAAACAATTCACCACGGCTGGCGATCTGTGGCGCACCGCGGCGATACATGCAGCCGGTATTTATAAAGGGCGCCTTGGCAGCCAGCAAGATTTTGATGCCATGGGCAACTATTTACTGGAAATAGCCGAAATAGAAAGAAAAGCTTTTATAGCACTGAAAAACATAAAATGGCGAACGTAG
- a CDS encoding 3-hydroxyacyl-ACP dehydratase FabZ family protein has protein sequence MKNHILNHLPYKSSFRFVDNISRLTEDEVIGDFTLKEDAFFYEDHFAGNPITPGVIITEIMAQIGLVVMGIFLILKDTELNFDEDNDLFPLLTSTNVEFFKMVLPGQKVTVVSKKQYFRFGKLKCNVEMVDSSGELIAKGIFSGIIKQVDGLKK, from the coding sequence ATGAAGAACCATATATTAAACCATCTGCCCTACAAGTCGTCTTTTCGCTTTGTAGATAATATATCCCGGTTGACTGAGGACGAAGTAATTGGGGATTTTACACTGAAAGAGGACGCCTTTTTTTACGAAGACCATTTTGCAGGTAACCCTATTACGCCCGGTGTCATCATCACCGAGATAATGGCGCAGATTGGCCTGGTGGTGATGGGTATATTTTTGATACTGAAGGATACGGAGTTGAACTTTGACGAGGACAACGACCTGTTTCCCTTGCTTACATCAACCAATGTTGAGTTTTTCAAAATGGTATTACCTGGGCAAAAAGTAACCGTGGTATCAAAAAAGCAATACTTCCGTTTTGGGAAGTTAAAGTGTAATGTGGAAATGGTAGATAGCTCAGGAGAATTAATTGCCAAAGGCATATTCAGTGGCATTATTAAACAGGTAGACGGTTTAAAGAAATGA
- a CDS encoding beta-ketoacyl-[acyl-carrier-protein] synthase family protein, with amino-acid sequence MSRRVVVTGMGVVSPNGVGVPAFLKAIENGVSGVQFVPLYQELNFSCQVAGKPDFEWDNLKKYISEVTFHGLKGTNIGYGITAALDAWADAGFEYDTDEPRWDTGCIFGNSVADTEAMKNVIIRVDNKEARKLGSRVVEQAMNSGVTSYIAGRLGLGGMITTNSSACATGTQAILMGYEYIKHGSAKRMLVGSSEYVDPYVYGAFDSMRVLSRKFNDRPEEASRPMSATAGGFVPGSGAAALILEDLDYALERGATIYAEILGGSSNSGGQRGGGSMTAPNPAGVIKSIQDAIISSQIHPDEIDLISGHLTATMADRQEIQTWSTALKRNGKEFPLINSLKSMIGHCLSAAGSIESVAAILQIKHNFAHPNINLDDPNPGITDIIDLACIPNIKVNKDINILAKANFGFGDVNTCLIFSKYK; translated from the coding sequence ATGAGCAGGCGTGTAGTTGTTACCGGCATGGGTGTGGTTTCGCCAAACGGCGTGGGTGTCCCGGCTTTCTTAAAGGCAATAGAAAATGGTGTTTCGGGTGTGCAATTTGTGCCGCTTTACCAGGAACTTAATTTTAGCTGCCAGGTAGCCGGAAAGCCCGATTTTGAATGGGACAACCTTAAAAAATATATTTCAGAAGTTACTTTTCATGGGTTGAAGGGGACTAACATTGGCTATGGCATTACCGCGGCGCTTGATGCCTGGGCCGATGCCGGTTTTGAGTACGATACCGACGAGCCGCGCTGGGATACCGGCTGCATATTTGGTAATAGCGTTGCCGATACCGAGGCCATGAAAAATGTGATTATCCGTGTGGATAACAAGGAGGCTCGCAAACTGGGTTCGCGGGTGGTGGAGCAGGCCATGAACAGCGGGGTGACCAGCTACATAGCAGGCCGTTTGGGTTTGGGCGGTATGATCACTACTAACTCTTCGGCTTGTGCAACAGGTACCCAGGCCATCTTAATGGGTTACGAATATATCAAACATGGCTCAGCTAAGCGGATGCTGGTGGGCAGCAGCGAGTACGTTGATCCATATGTTTACGGCGCTTTCGACAGCATGCGGGTGCTTTCGCGCAAGTTTAATGACAGGCCGGAAGAGGCCTCGCGCCCAATGAGCGCTACTGCAGGCGGCTTTGTGCCGGGTTCGGGCGCGGCGGCTTTGATACTGGAAGACCTGGATTATGCGCTGGAACGGGGTGCGACAATTTATGCCGAGATTTTAGGCGGCAGCAGTAACAGCGGCGGGCAGCGTGGCGGCGGCAGTATGACAGCACCAAACCCTGCGGGGGTAATAAAAAGCATACAGGACGCCATAATTTCATCTCAGATTCATCCGGATGAGATAGATTTGATCAGCGGGCATTTAACTGCTACTATGGCCGACAGGCAGGAAATTCAGACATGGAGCACCGCGTTAAAACGCAATGGAAAGGAGTTCCCGCTTATTAATTCCCTTAAATCAATGATAGGGCATTGTTTAAGCGCGGCAGGGTCGATAGAATCGGTAGCGGCAATTTTGCAAATAAAACATAACTTTGCCCACCCTAATATTAACCTTGATGACCCTAATCCCGGCATTACCGACATCATTGATTTGGCGTGTATACCAAACATAAAGGTTAATAAAGATATTAATATATTAGCGAAGGCTAATTTTGGATTTGGAGATGTTAACACTTGTTTAATATTTTCAAAATATAAGTAA
- a CDS encoding 4'-phosphopantetheinyl transferase family protein: MQGIGNDIIALNAIDILRTNKRAFYTKILAKSEQQLYKDSFPAIPFHLYVWLLWSVKESAYKCLQRQQTDLVFSPTGTVITNLSTPNQSIPNAADILENTDFDKDACFSSIIEFNTHKLYARSIIYGDELIHTVASTDADFNHINWGIKHIEQIDPESQSLAVRGFLLNRLKTDFPGRELAVQKHSSGYPYITIPEKQLAVSLSHHGHWVGYAYSSPSLCKA; the protein is encoded by the coding sequence ATGCAAGGCATTGGCAATGATATTATTGCTTTAAATGCCATTGATATTCTCCGGACAAACAAGCGCGCATTCTACACCAAAATTTTAGCCAAAAGCGAACAGCAATTGTATAAGGATAGCTTTCCGGCTATCCCTTTTCATTTATATGTATGGCTGCTATGGTCGGTAAAAGAATCTGCGTACAAATGCCTGCAACGGCAGCAGACTGATTTGGTTTTTTCGCCAACGGGCACAGTCATAACCAACTTATCTACACCTAATCAATCAATCCCAAACGCTGCTGATATTTTAGAAAATACTGATTTCGATAAAGATGCTTGTTTTAGCAGCATTATTGAATTTAATACTCACAAGCTATACGCCCGTTCAATAATTTATGGTGATGAACTGATCCATACCGTAGCATCAACTGATGCTGATTTTAATCATATCAATTGGGGCATTAAGCATATTGAACAAATCGATCCTGAAAGCCAGTCGTTAGCCGTACGCGGCTTCTTATTAAACAGACTTAAAACAGATTTTCCTGGAAGGGAATTAGCAGTACAAAAACATAGTTCGGGCTATCCATATATAACTATACCAGAAAAACAACTCGCAGTTTCCTTATCTCACCACGGACACTGGGTTGGGTATGCTTACAGCTCGCCCAGCTTATGCAAAGCATAA
- a CDS encoding ABC transporter permease — translation MMFKLWATIIKDVRVLLRDKVGILLMLIMPVSLVIVVTSIQNSTFQLMNKNKMVLLVSNQDTGKLAPQLITAIDKIGMFRVSELPKGTDSATMTNRLHSKEAELGIIIPKDFSVKVAERAKASANKALKSFGLNADSVKTKPGTTKPINMYYNPVLQEQLRLSVDGALRSALQLVESRETLRNLYFSINDKPLPAKLENEMLSSKTAINQIPTSRNGDRLIPNATQHNVPAWTIFAMFFIVISLGGSVVREKVSGSFIRLKTMPTNYTVGLLSKQIVYLGVTMFQALVIFSIGVWLFPSMGLPPLNIPADVAGLVLVTILTGWCAVSYAICVGVFAKTQEQANGFGAVSIVILAAIGGLMVPSYVVSGPMKALVNFSPLHWCIEAYYGLFLEGGRFTDVVTNIIPLIGITLLLQVITVIGLKRKNLI, via the coding sequence ATGATGTTTAAACTTTGGGCCACTATTATAAAAGATGTGCGCGTGTTGCTGCGCGACAAGGTAGGCATACTGCTCATGCTAATTATGCCGGTATCACTGGTTATTGTGGTTACCAGCATCCAGAACAGTACGTTCCAGCTGATGAACAAAAATAAGATGGTATTACTGGTAAGTAACCAGGATACAGGCAAACTGGCGCCGCAACTGATAACAGCTATTGATAAGATAGGCATGTTTCGCGTGTCGGAATTGCCGAAAGGTACAGATTCAGCAACGATGACTAACCGGCTTCATTCCAAAGAAGCGGAGCTGGGCATCATCATCCCCAAAGATTTTTCGGTCAAAGTAGCCGAACGTGCCAAAGCCTCGGCCAATAAAGCGCTTAAAAGCTTTGGCTTAAATGCCGATTCGGTGAAAACTAAACCGGGGACAACCAAGCCCATCAATATGTATTATAACCCGGTACTACAGGAGCAGTTACGGTTATCGGTTGATGGTGCTTTGCGCAGCGCTTTGCAATTGGTGGAAAGCCGGGAAACGTTGCGTAACCTGTACTTTTCTATTAATGATAAACCGCTTCCGGCCAAACTGGAAAATGAAATGCTGAGCAGCAAAACAGCGATCAACCAAATACCCACATCGCGCAATGGCGATAGGCTGATACCCAACGCCACACAACACAACGTCCCGGCGTGGACCATATTCGCCATGTTTTTTATCGTTATAAGCTTGGGCGGAAGCGTGGTGCGCGAAAAGGTTAGCGGCAGTTTTATCCGGTTAAAAACCATGCCTACCAACTATACCGTAGGTTTACTCTCAAAACAAATAGTTTACCTGGGGGTAACCATGTTCCAGGCGCTGGTGATCTTTTCTATCGGGGTGTGGTTGTTCCCTTCAATGGGGTTGCCCCCACTAAATATTCCGGCAGATGTAGCCGGATTGGTATTGGTTACCATACTAACCGGCTGGTGCGCGGTAAGCTATGCTATTTGCGTTGGCGTATTTGCTAAAACGCAGGAACAGGCCAACGGCTTCGGGGCAGTATCTATAGTGATATTAGCAGCTATTGGTGGTTTAATGGTACCCAGTTATGTGGTATCGGGGCCAATGAAGGCGCTGGTTAACTTCTCTCCGCTGCATTGGTGCATTGAAGCTTATTATGGGTTGTTTTTAGAAGGCGGCAGATTTACCGATGTAGTGACAAACATTATCCCCCTAATTGGTATTACCCTATTGCTGCAAGTAATAACGGTAATTGGTTTGAAAAGAAAAAATTTGATATAA
- a CDS encoding ABC transporter ATP-binding protein, with protein MANVAPAVNIANLSFQYPGNEAPSFTNLNLQIAKGERFGLFGPNGAGKTTLMNLMTGLLKADEGTIALNGIKVGRHKYRVNRLFGFVPQDFSFYQELSPKENLEFFGAWYGLNSQVIKQKTDELLQVMGLADVRDKQVQQFSGGMKRRVNLAIGVIHNPGILFLDEPTVGVDVQTRHAIINYLIDLNKNGTTLIYTSHQLNEAEDLCNEVALLDDGKIMAQGGLNDLLKQHKHDDLEELFLALTGKHFRDDV; from the coding sequence ATGGCGAACGTAGCACCCGCAGTAAATATCGCTAACCTCAGTTTCCAATACCCCGGAAATGAAGCGCCATCTTTTACTAATTTAAATTTGCAGATAGCCAAGGGCGAGCGCTTTGGTTTGTTTGGCCCTAATGGTGCCGGCAAAACCACGTTGATGAATTTAATGACTGGTTTGCTAAAAGCAGATGAAGGTACTATTGCGCTTAACGGTATAAAAGTTGGCCGCCATAAATACCGCGTAAACCGCCTGTTTGGGTTTGTCCCTCAGGATTTTTCTTTTTACCAGGAATTAAGTCCGAAAGAAAACCTGGAGTTTTTTGGCGCCTGGTATGGCTTAAACAGCCAGGTTATCAAACAAAAAACCGATGAACTATTGCAGGTAATGGGCTTGGCCGATGTGCGTGATAAACAAGTGCAGCAATTCTCGGGCGGGATGAAACGCCGGGTAAATTTGGCCATCGGCGTGATACATAACCCCGGTATTTTATTTTTAGATGAACCTACCGTTGGGGTTGATGTGCAAACCCGCCATGCCATTATCAATTATTTGATAGATCTGAATAAAAATGGCACAACACTTATTTATACATCGCACCAGCTAAACGAGGCGGAAGACCTGTGTAATGAAGTAGCCCTGCTTGACGACGGTAAAATAATGGCGCAAGGCGGTTTAAACGACTTACTGAAACAGCATAAGCATGACGACCTGGAAGAATTATTTTTGGCTTTAACCGGTAAACATTTTAGAGATGATGTTTAA
- a CDS encoding SDR family oxidoreductase, with product MSKQLPFSGLWAVILGGSSGFGLAAVEKLAANGMNIAVLYREPSAQAKKANETFTGLAIKNNVKILAYNLNVLDNASRGSFIKEFNTADKKGKVKLLLHSVARGNLKPLIADDEQALLTTEDIQMTSYAMANSLLDWTRDILAAKLFHEDGRIIGLTSEGVNKHWDAYAAVAIAKASLQSLTTYMAVEFAPYGLKTNLIQAGITNTAALQKIPGSDKLVEIAQTRNPLKRMTMPQDVANVIYLLCTDEAAWINGSLIHVDGGEHCR from the coding sequence GTGAGTAAACAGTTACCATTTTCCGGCTTGTGGGCGGTCATTTTAGGTGGATCGAGCGGCTTTGGCCTTGCAGCAGTTGAAAAACTGGCAGCCAATGGGATGAATATCGCTGTATTATATCGCGAGCCATCGGCGCAAGCCAAAAAAGCCAACGAAACATTTACCGGCCTGGCTATAAAAAATAATGTTAAAATATTGGCCTACAATCTTAATGTGTTGGACAACGCTTCACGCGGAAGTTTTATCAAAGAGTTTAACACAGCCGATAAAAAAGGCAAGGTAAAACTGTTATTGCATTCTGTAGCCCGCGGCAACCTGAAACCGTTAATTGCTGATGATGAGCAGGCCCTATTAACTACCGAAGATATTCAAATGACCAGCTACGCCATGGCCAACAGTTTACTGGACTGGACACGGGATATATTAGCCGCTAAATTATTTCATGAAGACGGGAGGATAATTGGCTTAACCAGCGAGGGCGTTAATAAACATTGGGATGCTTACGCCGCAGTGGCTATTGCAAAAGCATCGCTGCAAAGCCTTACAACTTACATGGCGGTGGAATTTGCCCCTTACGGCCTGAAAACAAATTTGATACAGGCAGGTATTACAAACACCGCGGCCCTGCAAAAAATACCCGGTAGCGATAAACTGGTAGAAATTGCGCAAACCCGCAATCCACTAAAACGTATGACGATGCCACAGGATGTGGCCAACGTTATTTATTTATTATGTACCGATGAGGCTGCCTGGATAAACGGCAGCCTGATACATGTTGACGGCGGCGAACACTGTCGTTAG
- a CDS encoding beta-ketoacyl-ACP synthase III, with the protein MSANPVYITNTSAFFPNNPVSNDEMEEYLGYINGKPSKSKKIVLRNNAITNRYYALEKGGKSTHTNAQMTALAVRELFDNNPDRLKEIELLSCGTSSPDQMMPSHGVMTHGWLPEAGGIEVVSPAGVCCAGMHALKFAYLAIKAGDVQTAVATGSERFSGLLVADVFEEEAHKLVELNENPYIAFSKEFLRWMLSDGASAFLLSDKPNPDGLSLRIDWIEGVSYADRMEPCMYMGSEKEADGTFKGFMDYTPEEIMTKSIFSVKQDISLLSDNIVPLGGQKIKEIFEKKGLTVNDIDHFLPHISSNFFKSKIYDMIEEYGGGIPYEKWFINLYTVGNVGAASIYLMINEMFKTGKLKKGEKLLLLVPESSRFSYMYAMLTVV; encoded by the coding sequence ATGTCTGCTAACCCGGTTTATATTACCAATACATCAGCATTCTTCCCCAACAATCCCGTATCCAACGATGAGATGGAAGAATACCTGGGCTATATTAACGGCAAGCCATCCAAATCAAAAAAGATAGTACTGCGCAATAACGCTATTACCAACCGCTATTACGCGCTGGAAAAAGGCGGTAAATCAACCCATACCAATGCCCAAATGACGGCTTTGGCGGTGCGCGAATTGTTTGATAATAATCCCGACAGGTTAAAGGAAATTGAATTACTAAGCTGCGGCACCTCATCGCCCGACCAGATGATGCCAAGTCACGGCGTAATGACGCACGGCTGGCTGCCTGAAGCGGGTGGTATTGAAGTAGTATCGCCTGCGGGTGTTTGCTGCGCCGGTATGCATGCCTTAAAATTTGCTTACCTGGCCATTAAAGCGGGCGATGTGCAAACCGCGGTGGCAACCGGTTCTGAAAGGTTTTCGGGCCTGCTGGTAGCCGATGTATTTGAAGAAGAAGCCCACAAACTGGTGGAGTTGAACGAGAACCCATACATCGCGTTTTCAAAGGAGTTTTTACGCTGGATGTTGTCAGATGGCGCCTCCGCATTTTTACTTTCTGATAAACCGAACCCGGATGGCCTTAGTTTGCGTATAGACTGGATAGAAGGCGTATCGTATGCCGACAGGATGGAACCCTGCATGTACATGGGATCTGAAAAAGAAGCCGATGGCACTTTTAAAGGTTTTATGGATTATACGCCCGAAGAGATCATGACCAAATCTATCTTCAGCGTTAAGCAGGATATTAGTTTGTTAAGCGATAACATTGTTCCGCTTGGTGGCCAAAAAATTAAAGAGATATTCGAGAAAAAAGGCTTGACCGTGAATGATATCGACCACTTTTTACCGCATATTTCCAGCAACTTTTTTAAAAGCAAGATATACGATATGATAGAGGAGTACGGCGGCGGCATCCCTTACGAGAAATGGTTTATTAACCTTTATACCGTAGGCAACGTAGGCGCGGCATCTATCTATTTAATGATCAACGAAATGTTCAAGACCGGCAAACTAAAGAAGGGCGAAAAGCTGTTATTGCTGGTGCCTGAAAGCTCGCGCTTTAGCTATATGTATGCAATGCTGACGGTGGTGTAA